The following are encoded together in the Bradyrhizobium algeriense genome:
- a CDS encoding TIGR03862 family flavoprotein produces the protein MSSPPKNVAVIGAGPAGLMAAEVLALGGAEVTVYDAMPSAGRKFLMAGRGGLNLTHSEPLPAFLARYREAMPHLKAAIEAFPPQALRDWSKALGQETFVGSSGRVFPKAFKASPLLRAWLRRLDSIGVRLELRHRWSGWDEQGRLRFQTPDGPQFVETSATVLVLGGASWPRLGSDGAWVETLVAKGVRISSLRPANSGFAVAWSDIFRDRFEGQPLKGVALTFGAHSVRGEAVVTRTGIEGGAVYALSAELREAIIRSGQVTLHVALRPDLDMKELIAKVSAPKGKQSLSNFLRKAVSLSPVAIGLLQEAAKASGTSLASLSQPNLASLINAVPIELTGTAPIARAISTAGGIPFSEIDGDFMLRRLPGVFAAGEMLDWEAPTGGYLLQASFATGAAAGRGALKWLSS, from the coding sequence ATGTCATCACCTCCCAAAAACGTCGCTGTCATCGGCGCCGGCCCCGCCGGCCTGATGGCGGCCGAAGTGCTCGCGCTGGGCGGCGCCGAGGTCACCGTCTATGACGCGATGCCGTCGGCTGGCCGCAAATTCCTGATGGCCGGGCGGGGCGGGCTGAACCTCACCCATAGCGAACCGTTGCCGGCATTCCTCGCGCGCTATCGCGAGGCGATGCCGCATCTGAAAGCCGCCATCGAAGCATTCCCGCCGCAGGCGTTGCGTGACTGGAGCAAGGCGCTGGGGCAGGAAACTTTCGTCGGCTCCAGCGGACGAGTGTTTCCGAAAGCCTTCAAGGCGTCGCCCTTGCTGCGGGCCTGGCTGCGACGGCTGGATTCGATAGGCGTGCGATTGGAGCTGCGTCATCGCTGGAGCGGCTGGGACGAGCAGGGCCGTCTTCGTTTTCAAACGCCGGATGGACCGCAATTCGTCGAGACGAGCGCGACCGTACTGGTGCTTGGCGGCGCAAGCTGGCCGCGGCTGGGCTCCGACGGCGCATGGGTCGAAACGCTCGTCGCGAAAGGTGTGCGGATATCGTCGCTGCGACCGGCCAATAGCGGCTTCGCCGTCGCATGGTCGGACATCTTTCGCGACCGGTTCGAGGGACAGCCGCTCAAGGGCGTGGCGCTGACATTCGGTGCTCATAGCGTCCGCGGCGAGGCCGTTGTTACCCGAACCGGTATCGAAGGCGGCGCAGTCTATGCGCTGTCGGCCGAGTTGCGCGAAGCCATTATCCGTTCAGGTCAGGTGACGCTGCATGTGGCGTTGCGGCCCGATCTCGACATGAAAGAGTTGATCGCGAAGGTATCGGCGCCGAAAGGCAAACAGTCCTTGTCGAATTTCCTGCGGAAGGCCGTCAGCCTCTCACCTGTTGCAATCGGATTGCTGCAGGAGGCAGCCAAGGCATCCGGCACTTCGCTCGCGTCGCTGTCGCAGCCCAACCTTGCCAGCCTGATCAACGCCGTCCCGATCGAACTCACCGGCACAGCGCCGATCGCGCGCGCGATTTCGACCGCGGGCGGGATACCGTTCAGCGAGATCGACGGCGATTTCATGCTGCGCCGCCTGCCCGGCGTGTTTGCCGCCGGCGAAATGCTGGACTGGGAAGCACCGACCGGCGGCTATCTGCTGCAAGCCTCGTTCGCGACCGGAGCGGCAGCCGGACGGGGCGCGCTGAAGTGGCTTAGTTCGTAG
- a CDS encoding SDR family NAD(P)-dependent oxidoreductase yields MAIRFDGRVAIVTGAGNGLGRAHALGLASRGAKVVVNDFGGARDGTGGSLTPAETVVEEIRKAGGTAMADGADVSKFGQVTAMVERATKEWGSVDLLCANAGILRDKSFAKMDVADFAKVLDVHLVGTFYCCKAVWEGMRERNYGRIVLTTSSSGLFGNFGQANYGAAKAGMVGLMNVLAEEGRKNNIRVNTISPTAATRMTEELLPPQALALMRPEAITPAVEFLLSEDAPTRTIMGAGAGSFAVIKIIETEGVNLAQSDWTPDAIAAHFAEIDDVSKAKALQGAFEQTQKYVAQAAARAGIKL; encoded by the coding sequence ATGGCAATCAGGTTTGACGGACGCGTCGCTATCGTCACCGGCGCGGGCAATGGTCTGGGACGGGCGCATGCGCTGGGGCTGGCGAGCCGCGGCGCCAAGGTGGTGGTCAACGATTTCGGCGGCGCGCGCGACGGCACCGGCGGGTCGCTGACCCCTGCCGAAACCGTGGTCGAGGAGATCCGCAAAGCCGGCGGCACGGCGATGGCCGATGGCGCGGACGTCTCGAAGTTCGGACAGGTCACCGCGATGGTCGAGCGCGCCACGAAGGAGTGGGGCAGCGTCGATCTCCTATGCGCCAATGCCGGCATTCTCCGCGACAAGTCTTTCGCAAAAATGGACGTCGCCGACTTTGCCAAGGTACTCGACGTCCATCTCGTTGGTACGTTTTACTGCTGCAAGGCGGTGTGGGAAGGCATGCGCGAACGCAATTATGGGCGCATCGTGCTGACCACCTCGTCGTCGGGCCTGTTCGGCAATTTCGGCCAGGCCAATTACGGCGCCGCCAAAGCCGGCATGGTCGGCCTGATGAACGTGCTGGCCGAGGAAGGCCGCAAGAACAACATCCGCGTCAACACGATCTCGCCGACCGCGGCAACCCGGATGACGGAAGAACTGCTGCCGCCGCAGGCGCTGGCCCTGATGCGCCCCGAGGCGATCACGCCGGCGGTGGAATTTCTGCTGAGCGAGGACGCCCCGACCCGCACCATCATGGGCGCGGGCGCGGGCTCGTTCGCGGTGATCAAGATCATCGAGACCGAGGGCGTCAATCTGGCCCAGTCCGACTGGACGCCGGATGCGATTGCGGCGCATTTTGCCGAGATCGACGACGTCTCGAAGGCCAAGGCGCTGCAAGGCGCGTTCGAGCAGACGCAGAAATATGTGGCGCAGGCCGCAGCGCGGGCGGGGATCAAGCTGTAG
- a CDS encoding MaoC family dehydratase yields the protein MNEVWKKPPVSFEAYQAMVGKEIGVSSWHLIDQNRINVYADVIEDHQFIHVDPARARKETEFGNTIAHGFLTMSLMSIMSYEVMPVIEGTAMGVNYGFDKLRFLSPVRAGSRVRGRFTLMEAKLRKPKELQSRTNVTVEIEGEEKPALVADWIGLIYFN from the coding sequence ATGAATGAAGTCTGGAAGAAGCCACCGGTCTCGTTTGAGGCCTATCAGGCCATGGTCGGCAAGGAGATCGGCGTGTCGTCATGGCACCTGATCGACCAGAACCGGATCAATGTCTACGCCGACGTGATCGAGGACCATCAGTTCATCCATGTCGATCCCGCGCGCGCCAGGAAGGAAACCGAGTTCGGCAATACCATCGCCCACGGCTTCCTCACGATGTCGTTGATGAGCATCATGTCCTATGAGGTGATGCCGGTCATCGAAGGCACCGCGATGGGCGTGAATTATGGCTTCGACAAGCTGCGCTTCCTCTCGCCGGTGCGCGCAGGCTCGCGCGTGCGTGGCCGCTTCACGCTGATGGAGGCCAAGCTGCGCAAGCCGAAGGAGTTGCAGTCGCGCACCAATGTCACCGTTGAGATCGAGGGCGAGGAGAAGCCCGCTTTGGTCGCCGACTGGATCGGGCTGATCTATTTCAACTAG
- a CDS encoding AMP-binding protein: protein MTTFQEARTFLLKHRADYDTAVKGFRWPDPVPFNWALDWFDAELGCNADSRDRTALWIVDAGHKETKLSFAALSARSNQVANFLRAQGLRRGDHLLLLLGNVVPLWETMLAAMKLGVVVIPATTLLTPDELRDRLDRGRARVAVASQDQVAKFAGLGGDNLVRIVVGASTTHDGWLPFEQAAGAPETFAPDGPTNADDPMLLYFTSGTTAKPKLVRHSQRSYPVGALSTMFWLGLQPGDVHLNISSPGWAKHAWSCFFAPWNAGATVFVVNQPRFDAKALLATVGRCGVTTLCAPPTVWRLFIQERLADFKVSLREVCGAGEPLNPEVIDQVKAAWGLTIRDGYGQTETTALAGNSPGQKVKVGSMGRPLPGYRVQITDSDGHVTKEGEVTLVLGADRPAGLMQGYQGEDGKLSGADGDLYRSGDVVFADDEGYLTFVGRSDDVFKSSDYRISPFELESVLLEHESVAEAAVVPSPDPIRLAIPKAYVLLVSGVERTPETALSIFRHLHTRLAPFKRIRKIELVTELPKTISGKIRRVQLRRLEHDNNRSDVLRGAEFREEEFPELQKVRTAGLES from the coding sequence ATGACGACCTTCCAGGAAGCGCGCACCTTTCTGCTCAAGCACCGCGCGGATTACGATACGGCCGTGAAGGGATTTCGCTGGCCCGATCCGGTTCCGTTCAACTGGGCGCTGGACTGGTTCGACGCGGAACTCGGCTGCAATGCCGACAGCCGCGACCGCACCGCGCTCTGGATCGTCGATGCCGGTCACAAAGAGACAAAACTTTCCTTTGCGGCGCTCTCGGCCCGTTCCAATCAGGTGGCAAACTTCCTGCGTGCGCAGGGCTTGAGGCGCGGCGACCATCTGTTGCTGTTGCTCGGCAATGTCGTGCCGTTGTGGGAGACCATGCTGGCGGCAATGAAGCTCGGCGTGGTCGTGATCCCCGCCACCACGCTTCTCACGCCCGACGAATTGCGCGACCGGCTCGATCGCGGCCGGGCGAGGGTGGCGGTGGCTTCGCAGGATCAGGTGGCGAAATTCGCAGGCCTCGGCGGCGACAATCTGGTGCGTATCGTGGTCGGCGCATCGACGACGCATGACGGCTGGCTGCCGTTCGAGCAGGCGGCCGGCGCGCCCGAGACTTTTGCGCCTGATGGTCCGACCAACGCCGACGACCCGATGTTGCTCTATTTCACCTCGGGCACGACGGCAAAACCAAAACTGGTGCGGCACAGCCAGCGCAGCTATCCGGTCGGTGCGCTGTCTACGATGTTCTGGCTCGGGCTGCAGCCGGGCGACGTGCATCTGAATATTTCCTCGCCGGGCTGGGCCAAGCATGCCTGGAGCTGCTTCTTCGCGCCATGGAATGCCGGAGCTACCGTGTTCGTGGTCAACCAGCCGCGCTTCGATGCCAAAGCCTTGCTCGCCACGGTCGGCCGTTGCGGCGTCACCACGCTGTGCGCGCCGCCGACGGTGTGGCGGCTGTTCATTCAGGAGAGGCTTGCGGATTTCAAGGTGAGCCTGCGCGAGGTCTGCGGCGCCGGCGAGCCGCTCAACCCCGAGGTGATCGATCAGGTGAAGGCGGCGTGGGGCTTGACCATCCGCGACGGCTACGGCCAGACCGAAACCACCGCGCTTGCGGGCAACTCGCCGGGCCAGAAGGTCAAGGTCGGCTCGATGGGCCGCCCGCTGCCGGGCTACCGCGTGCAGATCACCGACAGTGACGGCCACGTCACCAAGGAGGGGGAGGTGACGCTGGTGCTCGGCGCCGATCGGCCCGCCGGCCTGATGCAGGGCTATCAGGGTGAAGACGGCAAACTGAGCGGCGCCGACGGCGATCTCTATCGCAGCGGCGACGTGGTGTTTGCCGATGACGAGGGTTATCTGACTTTCGTCGGCCGTTCCGACGACGTTTTCAAATCATCCGACTACCGTATCAGCCCGTTCGAGCTGGAAAGCGTGCTGCTGGAGCATGAATCGGTCGCTGAAGCCGCAGTCGTTCCCAGTCCCGATCCGATCCGTCTCGCGATCCCCAAGGCCTACGTGCTGCTGGTGTCGGGCGTGGAGCGAACACCGGAGACAGCGCTGTCGATCTTCCGGCATTTGCACACAAGGCTCGCCCCATTCAAGCGTATCCGCAAGATCGAACTGGTGACGGAGCTGCCGAAGACGATTTCCGGAAAGATCCGCCGCGTGCAGTTGCGGCGGCTCGAACATGATAATAACCGCAGTGATGTGTTGCGCGGCGCCGAGTTCCGCGAGGAAGAGTTCCCGGAGTTGCAAAAGGTGCGGACCGCCGGGCTGGAGAGTTAA
- the mmsB gene encoding 3-hydroxyisobutyrate dehydrogenase — translation MANIAFIGLGNMGGPMAANLVKAGHKVTAFDLVAASRDQAKADGAAIAESSVASVKGAEIIITMLPAGKHVLSVWNEVIPAMTRGTLIIDCSTIDVESAKQAHALAAKHGALSVDAPVSGGTGGAKGATLTFMCGGEDKAFAAAKPVLENMGKKIVHCGGAGAGQAAKICNNMILGISMIGVGEAFALAEKLGLSHQALFDVASTSSGQCWALTSYCPVPGPVPASPANNGYKPGFASALMVKDLTLAQDAANASGAVTPLGKHAQDIYKAFDAAGHGGVDFSGIIQHVRSLAGK, via the coding sequence ATGGCAAATATCGCATTCATTGGCCTCGGCAATATGGGTGGGCCGATGGCGGCCAATCTGGTCAAGGCTGGCCACAAGGTGACCGCGTTCGATCTCGTGGCAGCCTCGCGCGATCAGGCAAAGGCCGACGGTGCCGCCATCGCCGAGAGTTCGGTGGCCTCGGTCAAGGGCGCTGAAATCATCATCACCATGCTGCCGGCGGGCAAGCATGTGCTGTCGGTCTGGAACGAAGTGATTCCGGCGATGACCAGGGGCACGCTGATCATCGATTGCTCGACCATCGACGTCGAAAGCGCCAAGCAGGCGCATGCGCTGGCCGCCAAGCACGGCGCGCTCTCGGTCGATGCGCCGGTGTCGGGTGGAACCGGCGGCGCCAAGGGCGCGACGCTCACCTTCATGTGCGGCGGCGAGGACAAGGCCTTCGCGGCGGCAAAGCCCGTGCTGGAGAACATGGGCAAGAAGATCGTGCATTGTGGCGGCGCGGGCGCGGGGCAGGCGGCCAAGATCTGCAACAACATGATCCTGGGCATTTCCATGATCGGGGTCGGCGAGGCCTTTGCGCTCGCGGAAAAGCTCGGGCTGTCGCATCAGGCGCTGTTCGACGTCGCCTCGACCTCCTCGGGGCAATGCTGGGCGCTGACGTCCTATTGCCCGGTGCCGGGCCCGGTGCCGGCGTCGCCCGCGAATAACGGCTATAAGCCCGGCTTCGCCTCGGCGCTGATGGTCAAGGATCTGACGCTGGCGCAGGACGCGGCCAATGCCTCGGGGGCTGTGACGCCGCTGGGCAAACACGCGCAGGATATCTACAAGGCCTTCGACGCCGCCGGCCATGGCGGGGTGGATTTTTCCGGTATTATCCAGCACGTTAGGAGCCTCGCCGGGAAATAA
- a CDS encoding enoyl-CoA hydratase/isomerase family protein: MTDAAVAEGDLIARKEGPAGILRLNRPKAINAVTLEMFHDIDKALDAFEADPSVAVILLEGAGERGLCAGGDIRALWESSKVKGDLGKILWRDEYILNARIKKFPKPYVSFMDGIVMGGGVGLSAHSSHRVVTDKTKLAMPEVGLGFFPDVGGTWLLSHSPGEIGTYFGLTGQTMNGPDAIHAGFADAVVPSGKLAALREALTKVRPGVTSAEVKALIAGFATGETAGPVAAMQPKIDAWFAYDRMEDIVAALQRDGSELALSTLKTLKEKSPRGMVVTLKLLRLARASRSLEECLVREYRAALEVFASDDFREGVRAAVIDKDRNPKWSPPRVEDVTPAMVAPYFAEIGADELKFP; this comes from the coding sequence ATGACGGATGCTGCTGTTGCAGAGGGCGACCTGATCGCGCGCAAGGAAGGCCCGGCTGGCATCCTCCGGCTGAACCGGCCGAAGGCCATCAATGCGGTGACGCTGGAGATGTTCCACGACATCGACAAGGCGCTCGATGCCTTCGAGGCCGATCCTTCCGTGGCCGTGATCCTGCTGGAAGGCGCGGGCGAGCGCGGCCTTTGCGCCGGCGGCGACATCCGCGCGCTCTGGGAGAGCTCCAAGGTCAAGGGCGATCTCGGCAAGATCCTGTGGCGCGACGAATACATCCTCAACGCCCGCATCAAGAAATTCCCGAAGCCTTATGTGTCCTTCATGGACGGCATCGTGATGGGCGGCGGCGTCGGGTTATCGGCGCACTCGAGCCACCGTGTCGTGACCGACAAGACGAAATTGGCAATGCCGGAAGTCGGCCTCGGCTTCTTCCCGGATGTGGGCGGCACATGGCTGCTGTCGCATTCGCCGGGAGAGATCGGCACGTATTTCGGCTTGACCGGTCAGACCATGAACGGTCCAGACGCGATCCATGCGGGTTTTGCCGACGCGGTCGTACCGTCAGGCAAACTCGCCGCGTTGCGCGAGGCGCTGACCAAGGTTCGGCCCGGTGTGACCTCTGCAGAAGTCAAAGCGCTGATTGCTGGCTTCGCAACCGGTGAGACGGCTGGGCCTGTCGCCGCGATGCAGCCGAAGATCGACGCATGGTTCGCCTACGACCGCATGGAAGACATCGTCGCGGCTTTGCAGCGCGACGGCTCGGAGCTGGCGCTCTCGACGCTGAAGACGCTGAAGGAAAAATCGCCACGCGGCATGGTGGTGACGCTGAAACTGCTGCGGCTGGCGCGGGCATCACGTTCGCTGGAGGAATGCCTGGTGCGGGAGTATCGCGCCGCGCTGGAAGTCTTTGCCAGCGATGATTTTCGCGAGGGCGTGCGCGCCGCGGTGATCGACAAGGACCGCAATCCCAAATGGTCGCCGCCGCGGGTTGAGGACGTGACGCCGGCAATGGTCGCGCCGTATTTCGCCGAGATCGGTGCCGATGAGTTGAAATTTCCCTGA
- a CDS encoding isobutyryl-CoA dehydrogenase, with protein sequence MHFALNEDQIAVRDMAREFAAEKIAPHALRWDEEKHFPVDVMREAAKLGMGGVYIRDDVGGSALTRFDAALIFEALAQGCPTVSAFISIHNMASWMIDAYGNDTQRQKWLPRLCTMELLASYCLTEPGSGSDAAALRTRAVRDGDHYVLNGQKQFISGAGGGDLYVVMVRTGADGPGGISTLVIPADTPGVSFGANERKMGWNAQPTRAVIFENARVPVENRLGEEGIGFKIAMAGLDGGRINIAACSLGGAQSALEKSLAYMKERKAFGKRLDEFQALQFRLADMATELEAARTFVWRAAAALDRKDADATMLCAMAKRFGTDVGFEVANQALQLHGGYGYLSEYGIEKIVRDLRVHQILEGTNEIMRLIVSRKLIEGAR encoded by the coding sequence ATGCATTTCGCTCTCAATGAGGACCAGATTGCGGTTCGCGATATGGCGCGGGAATTTGCCGCGGAAAAAATCGCGCCGCATGCGCTCCGCTGGGACGAGGAAAAGCATTTCCCCGTCGACGTGATGCGGGAAGCTGCCAAGCTCGGCATGGGCGGCGTCTACATCAGGGACGACGTCGGCGGCTCGGCGTTGACGCGGTTCGACGCCGCGCTGATCTTCGAGGCCTTAGCGCAGGGCTGTCCGACGGTGTCGGCCTTCATCTCGATCCACAACATGGCCTCGTGGATGATCGATGCCTATGGCAACGACACCCAGCGCCAGAAGTGGTTGCCAAGGCTCTGCACCATGGAGCTTCTGGCGAGCTATTGCCTGACCGAGCCGGGCTCCGGCTCGGATGCCGCGGCGCTCCGCACCCGCGCGGTGCGCGACGGCGACCATTATGTGCTCAACGGCCAGAAGCAGTTCATCTCCGGCGCCGGTGGCGGCGACCTCTATGTCGTGATGGTGCGGACCGGCGCCGACGGCCCCGGCGGCATCTCGACGCTGGTCATTCCGGCCGACACGCCGGGCGTCTCGTTCGGCGCCAACGAGCGCAAGATGGGCTGGAACGCACAGCCGACCCGCGCCGTGATTTTTGAGAATGCCCGCGTGCCGGTCGAGAACCGGCTGGGCGAGGAGGGCATCGGCTTCAAGATCGCGATGGCCGGGCTCGACGGTGGCCGCATCAATATCGCGGCGTGTTCGCTCGGCGGCGCGCAAAGCGCGCTGGAGAAGTCGCTGGCCTACATGAAGGAGCGAAAAGCGTTTGGAAAACGCCTCGATGAATTCCAGGCGCTGCAGTTTCGGCTTGCCGACATGGCGACCGAACTGGAGGCGGCGCGGACTTTTGTCTGGCGTGCGGCGGCTGCCCTCGACCGCAAGGACGCGGACGCCACCATGCTGTGCGCGATGGCCAAGCGTTTTGGCACCGACGTCGGTTTCGAAGTCGCCAACCAGGCGCTGCAACTGCATGGCGGCTACGGCTATCTCAGCGAATACGGCATCGAGAAGATCGTGCGCGATTTGCGCGTGCACCAGATCCTGGAAGGGACCAACGAAATCATGCGGCTGATCGTGTCGCGCAAGCTGATCGAGGGCGCACGATGA
- a CDS encoding CoA-acylating methylmalonate-semialdehyde dehydrogenase: MRSIGHFIGGKEVKGTSGRTADVFEPMTGDVQAKVALASKAEVRAAVENARDAQVEWANTNPQRRARVMMKFLELAQRDYDKLADMLAREHGKTVPDAKGDIQRGLEVVEFACGVPHLMKGEYTEGAGPGIDIYSMRQPLGVVAGITPFNFPAMIPMWKFAPAIACGNAFILKPSERDPGVPMMLAALMIEAGLPPGVLNVVNGDKEAVDAILDDPEIKAVGFVGSSPIAQYIYERAAATGKRAQCFGGAKNHAIVMPDADMDQTVDALIGAGYGSAGERCMAISVAVPVGKPTADRLMEKLIPRVESLKIGTSIDPSADYGPLVTKEALNRVKNYVEIGIKEGATLAVDGRGFKMQGYENGFYMGGCLFDNVTKDMRIYKEEIFGPVLSVVRAHDYKEALALPSDHDYGNGVAIFTRDGDAARDFAAKVNVGMVGINVPIPVPIAYYTFGGWKKSGFGDLNQHGPDSIRFYTKTKTITSRWPSGVKEGAEFSIPTMN; the protein is encoded by the coding sequence ATGCGCTCAATCGGACATTTCATCGGTGGTAAAGAGGTCAAGGGCACGTCCGGCCGGACGGCCGACGTTTTCGAGCCGATGACAGGCGACGTCCAGGCCAAGGTGGCGCTGGCCTCCAAAGCCGAGGTTCGCGCCGCCGTCGAGAACGCCAGGGACGCCCAGGTCGAGTGGGCCAACACCAATCCGCAGCGCCGCGCGCGCGTGATGATGAAGTTCCTCGAACTGGCGCAGCGCGATTACGACAAGCTCGCCGACATGCTGGCGCGCGAGCACGGCAAGACCGTTCCCGACGCCAAGGGCGACATCCAGCGCGGCCTCGAAGTCGTCGAATTCGCCTGCGGCGTTCCGCACCTGATGAAGGGCGAGTACACCGAAGGCGCGGGCCCCGGCATCGACATCTATTCGATGCGGCAGCCGCTCGGCGTCGTCGCCGGCATCACGCCGTTCAATTTCCCGGCGATGATCCCGATGTGGAAATTCGCGCCGGCGATCGCCTGCGGCAACGCCTTCATCCTGAAGCCGTCCGAGCGCGATCCCGGCGTGCCGATGATGCTGGCCGCATTGATGATCGAAGCGGGTCTGCCGCCCGGCGTGCTGAACGTCGTCAATGGCGACAAGGAAGCGGTCGACGCCATCCTCGACGATCCCGAGATCAAGGCGGTCGGCTTCGTCGGCTCTTCGCCGATCGCGCAATATATCTATGAGCGTGCCGCCGCCACCGGCAAGCGCGCGCAGTGTTTCGGCGGCGCCAAGAACCATGCCATCGTCATGCCCGATGCCGACATGGACCAGACCGTCGATGCGCTGATCGGCGCGGGCTATGGCTCGGCCGGTGAGCGCTGCATGGCGATCTCGGTCGCCGTGCCCGTCGGCAAGCCCACCGCCGACCGGCTGATGGAAAAGCTGATCCCGCGGGTCGAGAGCCTGAAGATCGGCACCTCGATCGATCCCTCCGCCGACTACGGTCCGCTGGTGACGAAAGAGGCGCTCAACCGCGTCAAGAACTATGTCGAAATCGGCATCAAGGAAGGCGCGACGCTCGCCGTCGACGGCCGCGGCTTCAAGATGCAGGGCTATGAAAACGGCTTCTACATGGGCGGCTGCCTGTTCGACAACGTCACCAAGGACATGCGGATCTACAAGGAAGAGATCTTCGGCCCGGTGCTCTCGGTGGTGCGCGCCCACGACTACAAGGAAGCGCTGGCGCTACCGTCAGACCATGACTACGGCAACGGTGTCGCGATCTTCACCCGCGACGGCGACGCCGCCCGCGATTTTGCCGCCAAGGTGAATGTCGGCATGGTCGGCATCAACGTGCCGATCCCGGTGCCGATCGCCTACTACACTTTTGGCGGCTGGAAGAAGTCCGGCTTTGGCGATCTCAACCAGCACGGTCCGGATTCGATCCGCTTCTACACCAAGACCAAGACGATCACCTCGCGCTGGCCGTCCGGCGTCAAGGAAGGTGCGGAATTCTCGATCCCGACGATGAACTGA
- a CDS encoding LysR family transcriptional regulator — protein sequence MLDQGTKTIDWDDFRFVLAIVRGGSVSAAAKQLSVDHATVIRRVDRLERHLSAKLFDRRKTGYLLTEAGQRVADSAEAMESTIVANQEAVGGSRAQLTGTVRIGAPDGFGSHFLASRLLKFTERYPDLDLQLVATARLFSLSKREADIAISLTMPKEGRIVGRKLLDYSLGLYAAPAYLDCAPKITGRADLAAHRFVGYIEELLFTPELDYLPQVSPKISAKFRSANLIAQLNATIAGFGIAVLPHFMATAHPELCPVLPDEIRISRTFWMLMHADSKDLARIRAVADYIHETVESERALFAGR from the coding sequence ATGCTGGATCAAGGCACCAAGACGATCGATTGGGATGACTTCCGTTTCGTGCTGGCGATCGTCCGCGGCGGATCGGTTTCCGCTGCCGCCAAGCAGCTATCGGTCGATCATGCCACAGTGATCCGGCGTGTCGACCGCCTGGAACGGCATCTCTCGGCAAAACTGTTCGATCGCCGCAAGACCGGCTACCTCCTGACCGAGGCCGGCCAGCGCGTCGCCGACAGCGCGGAAGCGATGGAATCCACCATCGTCGCCAACCAGGAGGCGGTCGGCGGCTCGCGCGCCCAGCTCACCGGCACGGTCCGGATCGGCGCCCCCGACGGGTTCGGCAGCCATTTCCTGGCCTCGCGGCTTCTGAAGTTCACCGAGCGGTATCCCGATCTCGACCTGCAGCTCGTCGCCACCGCGCGCCTGTTCAGCCTGTCGAAACGCGAGGCCGACATTGCGATCAGCCTGACGATGCCCAAGGAAGGCCGGATCGTCGGCCGCAAGCTGCTCGACTATAGCCTCGGGCTCTACGCCGCCCCCGCCTATCTCGACTGCGCGCCGAAAATCACTGGCCGTGCCGACCTGGCCGCACATCGCTTCGTCGGCTACATCGAGGAATTGCTGTTCACGCCCGAACTGGACTACCTGCCGCAGGTCTCGCCAAAGATCTCCGCGAAATTCCGCAGCGCCAATCTGATCGCGCAACTCAATGCCACCATCGCAGGCTTCGGCATCGCCGTGCTGCCCCACTTCATGGCAACGGCGCATCCGGAATTGTGCCCGGTATTGCCGGACGAGATCAGGATTTCGCGCACCTTCTGGATGCTGATGCACGCCGACAGCAAGGATCTGGCGCGGATCAGGGCGGTTGCCGATTACATCCACGAGACGGTGGAGAGCGAACGCGCGCTGTTTGCCGGGCGGTGA
- a CDS encoding TetR/AcrR family transcriptional regulator yields the protein MRYSKEHKQETHARIVKKASVRLREKGAHGIGVADLMKEAGLTHGGFYAHFDSREALVIEAFAYAMDRSVAHWREIAAETPPEKRLSTIIDSYVSTVHRDDPGRGCAVPTLGAEIARESAKTRKAFSAKLEQLIDVMAEQILDVPRKTARKQAMGTLATMMGTLVMSRVAGSGELSDEILASGREAALARAEARKPAAKRARAKVN from the coding sequence ATGCGTTATTCAAAAGAGCACAAGCAGGAAACCCACGCGCGGATCGTGAAGAAGGCCTCGGTGCGGCTTCGCGAAAAGGGCGCGCATGGCATCGGCGTCGCCGACCTGATGAAGGAGGCCGGCCTGACTCATGGCGGCTTCTACGCGCATTTCGATTCCCGCGAGGCGCTGGTGATCGAGGCCTTTGCCTATGCGATGGACCGCTCGGTCGCGCATTGGCGCGAGATCGCCGCTGAAACGCCGCCGGAGAAGCGGCTGTCGACGATCATCGATTCCTACGTCTCGACGGTGCATCGCGACGATCCCGGCCGCGGCTGCGCGGTCCCCACGCTCGGCGCCGAGATTGCCCGCGAAAGCGCCAAAACCCGCAAGGCCTTTAGCGCCAAACTCGAACAGTTGATCGATGTGATGGCCGAACAGATTCTGGATGTGCCACGAAAGACGGCGCGCAAGCAGGCCATGGGCACGCTGGCGACGATGATGGGCACGCTCGTGATGTCCCGCGTGGCGGGCAGCGGTGAACTGTCGGACGAAATTCTCGCCTCTGGCCGCGAGGCGGCGCTGGCCCGTGCCGAGGCGAGGAAACCGGCCGCGAAAAGGGCGCGGGCGAAGGTGAATTGA